A single window of Kitasatospora sp. HUAS MG31 DNA harbors:
- a CDS encoding DUF1254 domain-containing protein: protein MLEQEKGLGSMGNPAIVDQATVRSTAAEAWIWGYPLLRNYRTLYPQAIDDADPRYVGGFGVFRHHPHPCAPAGTTDTTDTTDTDPVTPDSDTPYSCAWLDLRAEPWLVEVPAVDRYYVLPLHDLDTRYVGFIGSRSTGGKAGRHLVVGPGWSGTEPPGLDGVLRADGNLVGIVGRTHLAGPEDVPALERIQAGYRLTPLSRHLGTPAPVAAEPVWPVWREEVMDTLEFFSFLDFLLGFLPVRPGDADLRGRLAELGVGPGDFEPATLSAEIRHAMEQGIADGRATLARAAEETRDAQEPLGIRAKPDPDPAAAPLGRAVGALAGLYDLPADEAWSGGWPTDDRGDRPDASRRDYTVRFPPGQLPPAAFCWSVTAHRRPGPLPVGDPATRSSIGDRTPGLTHDPDGGLTLHIRRRRPADPAQAANWLPAPDGPFTLVLRIYGPDPAVLDGRWSPPPLAATER, encoded by the coding sequence GTGCTGGAGCAGGAGAAGGGCCTCGGCAGTATGGGCAACCCGGCAATCGTCGACCAGGCGACCGTCCGCAGCACCGCCGCCGAGGCCTGGATCTGGGGCTACCCGCTGCTCCGGAACTACCGGACGCTCTACCCCCAGGCCATCGACGACGCCGACCCGCGGTACGTCGGCGGGTTCGGCGTGTTCCGGCACCACCCGCACCCGTGCGCCCCCGCAGGCACCACCGACACCACCGACACCACCGACACCGACCCGGTCACACCGGACAGCGACACCCCGTACTCCTGCGCCTGGCTGGACCTGCGTGCCGAGCCCTGGCTGGTCGAGGTCCCGGCGGTCGACCGCTACTACGTCCTGCCGCTGCACGACCTGGACACCCGGTACGTCGGGTTCATCGGGTCCCGCAGCACCGGCGGCAAGGCCGGCCGCCACCTGGTCGTCGGCCCCGGCTGGAGCGGCACCGAGCCGCCCGGCCTGGACGGCGTGCTGCGCGCGGACGGCAACCTGGTCGGGATCGTCGGCCGCACCCACCTGGCCGGTCCCGAGGACGTCCCCGCCCTGGAGCGGATCCAGGCCGGGTACCGGCTGACGCCGCTCAGCCGCCACCTCGGCACCCCCGCCCCCGTCGCCGCCGAACCGGTCTGGCCCGTCTGGCGGGAGGAGGTGATGGACACCCTGGAGTTCTTCTCCTTCCTGGACTTCCTGCTCGGCTTCCTCCCGGTCCGCCCCGGCGACGCCGATCTGCGCGGCCGCCTCGCCGAACTGGGCGTCGGTCCCGGGGACTTCGAACCCGCCACGCTGAGCGCCGAGATCCGCCACGCGATGGAGCAGGGCATCGCCGACGGCCGCGCCACGCTGGCCCGCGCCGCCGAGGAGACCCGCGACGCGCAGGAGCCGCTCGGCATCCGTGCCAAGCCCGATCCCGACCCCGCCGCCGCCCCCCTCGGACGGGCCGTCGGCGCCTTGGCGGGCCTCTACGACCTGCCCGCCGACGAGGCCTGGTCCGGCGGCTGGCCCACCGACGACCGCGGCGACCGGCCCGACGCCTCCCGCCGCGACTACACCGTTCGCTTCCCGCCCGGTCAGCTCCCGCCCGCCGCGTTCTGCTGGTCCGTCACCGCCCACCGCCGGCCCGGACCACTGCCGGTCGGGGACCCCGCCACCCGGTCCTCGATCGGCGACCGCACCCCCGGCCTGACCCACGACCCCGACGGCGGGCTGACCCTGCACATCCGCCGTCGACGCCCCGCCGACCCCGCGCAGGCCGCCAACTGGCTGCCCGCCCCGGACGGCCCGTTCACCCTCGTGCTGCGGATCTACGGCCCGGACCCGGCCGTCCTGGACGGCCGTTGGAGCCCCCCGCCGCTGGCCGCCACCGAACGCTGA
- a CDS encoding NAD-dependent epimerase/dehydratase family protein, giving the protein MKLLLLGGSKFLGRAYAVEALSRGHEVTTFNRGRSRADLPGVEAVHGDRTDAGDLARLVEGRRWDAVVDTSGQQPYDVSRSARLLRDHADHYTFVSSVHAFADWPARPVDEGSPTHDCPADSPPDQPAANALKAGCERAVLEGFGEKGSLLLNCGLLVGPHEPIGRLPWWLDRTARGGRLPAPGRPDRRIQLIDARDFAAFGLDLAERRQGGRFVTTAPIGRTTLGELLAHCVEATGGTAELVWTADADLEAAGVTPWVGLPFWALDQPDWEGTWNADASRAEAAGLRNRPIAETVRDTWAWLENGGRSEVTYLQGDLPLGTTAEQEARLLGAEG; this is encoded by the coding sequence ATGAAGCTCCTCCTGCTCGGCGGCTCGAAGTTCCTCGGTCGGGCCTACGCCGTGGAAGCCCTCTCCCGTGGCCACGAGGTCACCACCTTCAACCGCGGCCGCAGCCGCGCCGACCTCCCCGGTGTCGAGGCCGTCCACGGCGACCGCACCGACGCCGGGGACCTCGCCCGGCTGGTCGAGGGTCGCCGCTGGGACGCGGTGGTCGACACCTCGGGCCAGCAGCCGTACGACGTGTCCCGCTCGGCCCGGCTGCTGCGCGACCACGCCGACCACTACACCTTCGTCTCCTCCGTCCACGCCTTCGCCGACTGGCCGGCCCGCCCGGTGGACGAGGGCTCCCCGACCCACGACTGCCCGGCCGACTCCCCGCCCGACCAGCCGGCGGCCAACGCCCTCAAGGCCGGCTGCGAGCGGGCCGTCCTGGAGGGGTTCGGCGAGAAGGGGTCGCTGCTGCTCAACTGCGGGCTGCTGGTCGGACCGCACGAGCCGATCGGCCGGCTGCCGTGGTGGCTGGACCGGACGGCCCGGGGCGGCCGGCTGCCCGCGCCCGGCCGGCCCGACCGGCGGATCCAGCTGATCGACGCCCGCGACTTCGCCGCCTTCGGCCTGGACCTCGCCGAACGGCGGCAGGGCGGACGCTTCGTCACCACGGCGCCGATCGGCCGGACCACCCTGGGCGAGCTGCTGGCGCACTGCGTCGAGGCCACCGGCGGCACCGCCGAGCTGGTGTGGACGGCGGACGCGGACCTGGAGGCGGCGGGGGTGACGCCCTGGGTGGGACTGCCGTTCTGGGCGCTGGACCAGCCGGACTGGGAGGGCACCTGGAACGCCGACGCCTCCCGGGCCGAGGCCGCCGGCCTGCGCAACCGGCCGATCGCCGAGACCGTCCGGGACACCTGGGCCTGGTTGGAGAACGGCGGCCGGTCGGAGGTCACCTACCTGCAGGGCGACCTCCCGCTCGGCACCACGGCCGAACAGGAGGCACGGCTGCTGGGCGCCGAGGGCTGA
- a CDS encoding family 2 encapsulin nanocompartment cargo protein polyprenyl transferase, whose translation MAIFTLERDHREGNEAADVLARARTVVDPALRAAVESLPGAMRLIAGYHFGWWEADGTPAVGGSGKAIRPAMVLAAAQAVGGRAADAVRAAAAVELVHNFTLLHDDVIDRDPTRRHRPTVWRVFGTTEAILAGDAMHSLGLRVLAEEPHPATRAAIRRLADCIVELCAGQQADCAFEQRSDVSLAECLAMAEGKTGALLGSACAMGALFGGAGERAADALDAFGREIGLAFQLIDDLIGIWGDPAVTGKPVGADLAARKKSLPVVFALGSDTAAGEELAELYALDRPLSPAELERAATAVEKAGGRGWAQGESCDRMAAAIAHLADAVPVPSAADDLLALAELVTRRSH comes from the coding sequence ATGGCCATCTTCACGCTGGAGCGTGACCACCGGGAGGGCAACGAGGCGGCCGACGTGCTCGCCCGGGCCCGGACCGTCGTCGACCCGGCCCTGCGGGCGGCGGTGGAGTCCCTGCCCGGGGCCATGCGGCTGATCGCGGGCTACCACTTCGGCTGGTGGGAGGCCGACGGCACGCCCGCCGTCGGTGGATCCGGCAAGGCCATCCGGCCCGCCATGGTGCTCGCCGCGGCCCAGGCCGTCGGCGGCCGTGCGGCGGACGCGGTCCGGGCCGCCGCGGCGGTCGAGCTGGTGCACAACTTCACCCTGCTGCACGACGACGTGATCGACCGTGACCCGACCCGGCGCCACCGTCCCACCGTCTGGCGTGTGTTCGGCACCACCGAGGCCATCCTGGCCGGGGACGCGATGCACTCGCTGGGGCTGCGCGTCCTCGCCGAGGAGCCGCACCCCGCGACCCGGGCCGCCATCCGGCGGCTCGCCGACTGCATCGTCGAGCTGTGCGCCGGGCAGCAGGCCGACTGCGCCTTCGAGCAGCGGAGCGACGTCTCGCTCGCCGAGTGCCTGGCCATGGCCGAGGGCAAGACCGGGGCCCTGCTGGGCAGCGCCTGCGCGATGGGCGCGCTGTTCGGCGGCGCCGGCGAGCGGGCGGCCGACGCCTTGGACGCCTTCGGCCGCGAGATCGGCCTGGCCTTCCAGCTGATCGACGACCTGATCGGGATCTGGGGCGACCCGGCGGTCACCGGCAAGCCCGTCGGCGCCGACCTGGCCGCCCGGAAGAAGTCGCTGCCGGTGGTGTTCGCCCTCGGGTCGGACACGGCCGCGGGGGAGGAGCTGGCCGAGCTGTACGCGCTCGACCGCCCGCTCAGCCCCGCCGAGCTGGAGCGGGCCGCGACGGCGGTGGAGAAGGCGGGCGGGCGTGGCTGGGCCCAGGGCGAGTCCTGCGACCGGATGGCCGCGGCGATCGCCCACCTCGCCGACGCCGTCCCGGTCCCCTCGGCCGCCGACGACCTGCTCGCCCTGGCGGAGCTGGTCACCCGCCGCAGCCACTGA
- a CDS encoding family 2B encapsulin nanocompartment shell protein, protein MSTEANVGIPAQEGQPQSARQSSLSVAGARNLATTTKSAPQMQEISSRWLLRMLPWAEVSGGTYRVNRRLSYAVGRGRVSFVKTGSRVRVVPPTLREVPVLRGFEDDALLEELAGRFAQRDFAPGDLLVEEGGAIDEVFLIAHGKVDKVGTGRYGDSTVLGVFADGDHIGDEALTQADGTWSYSVRAATSGTALVLPWPAFQELADRSEALRDRILDYLADSRQPQGRKGEAEIRMSAGHEGEYELPGAFVDYELEPREYELSVAQTVLKIHTRVADLYNKPMNQTEHQLRLTIEALRERQEHELINNPEFGLLENAEYSQRIQTHSGPPTPDDMDELLSRRRGTKFYLAHPKAVAAFGRECNKRGLYPKPVEVQGRTVPAWRGVPILTCNKIPILGGQTTSILAMRTGEDKQGVIGLHQTGLPDEYEPGLSVRFMGIDEKAIISYLVSAYYSAAILVPDAIGVLENVVIGQSYS, encoded by the coding sequence ATGTCGACCGAAGCCAACGTCGGAATTCCGGCCCAGGAAGGGCAGCCGCAGTCCGCGCGGCAGTCCAGCCTGAGCGTCGCCGGCGCGCGGAATCTCGCGACGACGACCAAGTCCGCCCCGCAGATGCAGGAGATCAGCTCCCGCTGGCTGCTGAGGATGCTGCCCTGGGCCGAGGTCTCGGGCGGCACGTACCGGGTCAACCGGCGGCTCAGCTACGCGGTCGGGCGGGGCCGGGTGAGCTTCGTCAAGACCGGGTCCCGGGTGCGGGTGGTGCCGCCGACGCTGCGCGAGGTGCCGGTGCTCCGCGGCTTCGAGGACGACGCGCTGCTGGAGGAGCTGGCCGGCCGGTTCGCCCAGCGCGACTTCGCCCCCGGCGACCTCCTCGTCGAGGAGGGCGGGGCGATCGACGAGGTCTTCCTGATCGCGCACGGCAAGGTCGACAAGGTCGGCACCGGCCGGTACGGCGACTCCACCGTGCTCGGCGTCTTCGCGGACGGCGACCACATCGGCGACGAGGCGCTCACCCAGGCCGACGGCACCTGGTCGTACAGCGTCAGGGCCGCCACCTCCGGGACGGCCCTCGTCCTGCCCTGGCCCGCCTTCCAGGAGCTCGCCGACCGCTCCGAGGCCCTCCGCGACCGGATCCTGGACTACCTCGCCGACTCCCGGCAGCCGCAGGGCCGCAAGGGCGAGGCCGAGATCCGGATGTCGGCCGGCCACGAGGGCGAGTACGAGCTGCCCGGTGCCTTCGTCGACTACGAGCTCGAACCGCGCGAGTACGAGCTGAGCGTGGCCCAGACCGTCCTCAAGATCCACACCCGGGTCGCGGACCTCTACAACAAGCCGATGAACCAGACCGAGCACCAGCTCCGGCTGACCATCGAGGCGCTGCGCGAGCGCCAGGAGCACGAGCTGATCAACAACCCCGAGTTCGGCCTCCTGGAGAACGCGGAGTACAGCCAGCGGATCCAGACCCACTCCGGCCCGCCCACCCCGGACGACATGGACGAGCTGCTCAGCCGCCGCCGCGGCACCAAGTTCTACCTCGCGCACCCCAAGGCGGTCGCCGCCTTCGGCCGGGAGTGCAACAAGCGCGGCCTGTACCCGAAGCCGGTCGAGGTCCAGGGGCGGACGGTGCCGGCCTGGCGGGGGGTCCCGATCCTCACCTGCAACAAGATCCCGATCCTGGGCGGCCAGACCACCTCGATCCTGGCCATGCGGACCGGCGAGGACAAGCAGGGCGTCATCGGCCTCCACCAGACCGGGCTGCCCGACGAGTACGAGCCCGGCCTGTCGGTCCGGTTCATGGGCATCGACGAGAAGGCGATCATCTCGTACCTGGTCAGCGCGTACTACTCCGCGGCGATCCTGGTGCCGGACGCGATCGGCGTCCTGGAGAACGTGGTGATCGGCCAGTCCTACAGCTGA
- a CDS encoding ATP-grasp domain-containing protein gives MSVPVRVWLNRTYAENVYFIDLLRAAPRPVEIHATHVDPDSPVLAAADFGSLEPDHLSPEAYVEFALEFCARHRIDVFLPRLGQLAISLRRRDFEAVGTALVCPPAPAIAVFESKADAYAAMEALGLPTPLWRHVRTAAELRLAVEEIEADGGRACLKPATGAGGEGFRILSREPFSLRRLAGFADATVPLDQVLSALEASPEPADLLVMPYLDGPEVSVDCLAAPDGRLISAVGRVKSGRRRSFTTDPVYLEPARRLVEAFGVGFLSNVQFRHHRGRPVVLDVNTRPSGGLHQLRLCGLNLPWAAVELALGAAPLLPSVGPLGEDYTLVADVQRLLPRQAAAPAVERITAPASVPASIPASVPTAAELRPAAAAVPV, from the coding sequence GTGAGCGTCCCCGTACGCGTCTGGCTGAACCGTACCTACGCCGAGAACGTCTACTTCATCGACCTGCTGCGGGCCGCTCCGCGCCCCGTGGAGATTCATGCCACGCATGTCGATCCGGACTCTCCGGTGCTCGCCGCCGCGGATTTCGGCTCACTCGAACCGGACCACCTCTCCCCCGAAGCATACGTGGAATTCGCCCTGGAATTCTGCGCCCGCCACCGGATCGACGTCTTCCTCCCCCGGCTCGGCCAGCTGGCCATCTCGCTGCGCCGCCGGGACTTCGAGGCCGTGGGCACCGCACTGGTCTGCCCGCCGGCCCCGGCGATAGCCGTGTTCGAGAGCAAGGCGGACGCCTACGCGGCGATGGAGGCGCTGGGCCTGCCCACCCCGCTGTGGCGGCACGTCCGCACGGCCGCGGAACTCCGGCTGGCCGTCGAGGAGATCGAGGCGGACGGCGGACGGGCCTGCCTCAAGCCCGCGACCGGGGCCGGCGGCGAGGGCTTCCGGATCCTCAGCCGCGAGCCGTTCAGCCTGCGCCGGCTCGCCGGGTTCGCGGACGCCACCGTCCCGCTGGACCAGGTGCTCAGCGCGCTGGAGGCGTCCCCCGAGCCCGCCGACCTGCTGGTGATGCCCTACCTGGACGGCCCCGAGGTGTCGGTGGACTGCCTGGCCGCGCCGGACGGCCGCCTGATATCCGCCGTGGGCCGCGTCAAGTCTGGCCGCCGGCGCAGCTTCACCACCGACCCGGTCTACCTGGAGCCGGCCCGCCGCCTGGTCGAGGCGTTCGGCGTGGGGTTCCTGTCCAACGTGCAGTTCCGGCACCACCGCGGGCGTCCCGTGGTGCTGGACGTCAACACCAGGCCGTCCGGCGGCCTCCACCAGCTGCGGCTCTGCGGCCTCAACCTCCCTTGGGCGGCCGTGGAGTTGGCGCTCGGTGCGGCCCCGCTGCTGCCGTCGGTGGGGCCGCTCGGCGAGGACTACACACTGGTCGCCGACGTCCAGCGGCTGCTGCCCCGGCAGGCCGCCGCCCCGGCCGTGGAGCGGATCACCGCTCCGGCTTCCGTCCCGGCGTCCATCCCGGCCTCCGTCCCGACCGCGGCCGAGTTGCGCCCCGCGGCGGCGGCCGTGCCGGTGTAG
- a CDS encoding methylated-DNA--[protein]-cysteine S-methyltransferase, which translates to MEISWVAVETPLPSGRMHFGVTPRGVAVATYAGESIAGLPVGVPACPDQRKTSLVTSRLAEFFAGERKEVDLPLDWSLATGPHRTVLQRLLADVPYGATITYGELATRSGVFEEVTEPGLAARTVGQMMGANPLALLVPCHRVVAADGLGGFGGGPHGLEIKRWLLTLEGVLPPTLDWNGPTG; encoded by the coding sequence ATGGAGATCTCCTGGGTGGCCGTCGAGACGCCGCTCCCCAGCGGCCGGATGCACTTCGGCGTGACCCCGCGCGGCGTGGCGGTGGCCACGTACGCGGGCGAGTCGATCGCCGGGCTGCCGGTCGGCGTCCCGGCCTGCCCGGACCAGCGCAAGACCTCCCTGGTGACCTCCCGGCTGGCGGAGTTCTTCGCCGGCGAGCGCAAGGAGGTGGACCTCCCGCTCGACTGGAGCCTCGCCACCGGCCCGCACCGGACGGTCCTCCAGCGGCTGCTCGCCGACGTGCCGTACGGCGCCACCATCACCTACGGCGAACTCGCCACCCGCAGCGGGGTGTTCGAGGAGGTCACCGAACCGGGACTGGCGGCGCGGACGGTCGGCCAGATGATGGGCGCCAATCCGCTAGCGCTGCTCGTCCCCTGCCACCGGGTGGTGGCGGCGGACGGGCTCGGCGGGTTCGGCGGCGGGCCCCACGGGCTGGAGATCAAGCGCTGGCTGCTCACCCTGGAGGGCGTGCTGCCGCCGACCCTCGACTGGAACGGGCCGACCGGCTGA
- a CDS encoding TetR/AcrR family transcriptional regulator, translated as MPTRRTDVIDAAMNLLDEAGLDELSTRRLAERLGVRVGALYWHLKDKDELLAELADRIVGECLAAADGERGNGAAAVEGGDRTESGIERLAATARALRRAMLGHRDGARLVAGHAVPGPNSLLLADRMIRTAREAGVPLPLAAYATDTLISYVTGFVLQEQRIADRTAREPEPGPAPALDPARLAGLPDLAEMLADGPPDDETAFTAGLGLITAGLRRTTSAGE; from the coding sequence ATGCCGACGCGACGCACCGATGTCATCGACGCCGCGATGAACCTGCTCGACGAGGCGGGTCTGGACGAGCTCTCCACCCGCCGCCTCGCCGAGCGGCTCGGCGTACGGGTCGGCGCCCTCTACTGGCACCTCAAGGACAAGGACGAACTGCTGGCCGAACTCGCCGACCGCATCGTCGGCGAGTGCCTCGCGGCGGCCGACGGTGAACGGGGAAACGGTGCGGCAGCCGTTGAGGGCGGGGATCGGACCGAAAGCGGCATCGAACGGCTGGCGGCGACCGCGCGGGCGCTGCGCCGGGCGATGCTCGGGCACCGGGACGGCGCCCGGCTGGTGGCGGGCCACGCCGTCCCCGGGCCGAACAGCCTGCTCCTCGCCGACCGCATGATCCGCACCGCCCGGGAGGCCGGGGTCCCACTGCCGCTGGCCGCGTACGCCACGGACACCCTGATCAGCTATGTGACCGGGTTCGTGCTCCAGGAACAGCGGATCGCCGACCGGACGGCCCGCGAGCCCGAGCCCGGACCGGCGCCGGCCCTCGACCCCGCCCGGCTCGCAGGGCTGCCGGACCTCGCCGAGATGCTGGCCGACGGTCCGCCCGACGACGAGACGGCGTTCACGGCGGGCCTCGGGCTGATCACGGCGGGACTACGGCGAACGACCTCGGCGGGGGAGTGA
- a CDS encoding serine hydrolase domain-containing protein gives MTRVTGAASATGTPGGTGATGATDLQDQVQRTIDRAVESGAEVGVQVAAYLHGEPVVDAWAGVADPASGRPVDGDTLFHSFSTGKGVTATVLHLVAERGLVDYDAPIAAYWPEFAAQGKERVTVRHALTHTAGIPQLPASTSLADIADWDRMCAVIADTAPLWEPGTATGYHGWTFGWIIGEIVRRASGRTVAEVLREEIGKPLGVEDSLFFGIPDEAAPRVATLVEGNWEALLESIPASWPFFLAVPNRDIWPTATLGNRPDYLRAHVPAGGTMSARAVARMYAALIGEVDGVRLLPPERVAQVSALATGEPDRMFVSPIAKGLGYFLALPESGTRPTAFGHNGSGGSVAFADPESGLAFACTHNLLVGGSNDTTARAVAEQIRTALGI, from the coding sequence GTGACCCGTGTGACCGGTGCGGCCAGTGCGACTGGTACGCCCGGCGGGACCGGCGCCACCGGCGCGACCGATCTGCAGGATCAGGTCCAGCGGACGATCGACCGGGCGGTCGAGTCGGGCGCCGAGGTCGGGGTGCAGGTCGCCGCCTACCTGCACGGGGAGCCGGTGGTGGACGCCTGGGCCGGGGTGGCCGATCCTGCGTCGGGCCGCCCGGTGGACGGGGACACGCTGTTCCACAGCTTCTCCACCGGCAAGGGGGTCACCGCGACCGTGCTGCACCTGGTCGCCGAGCGCGGCCTGGTCGACTACGACGCGCCGATCGCCGCGTACTGGCCGGAGTTCGCCGCGCAGGGCAAGGAGCGGGTGACCGTCCGGCACGCGCTGACCCACACCGCCGGGATTCCGCAGCTGCCGGCCTCGACCTCGCTGGCCGACATCGCCGACTGGGACCGGATGTGTGCGGTGATCGCCGACACCGCGCCGCTCTGGGAGCCCGGCACCGCCACCGGCTACCACGGCTGGACCTTCGGCTGGATCATCGGCGAGATCGTCCGCCGCGCCTCCGGACGGACGGTGGCCGAGGTGCTGCGGGAGGAGATCGGCAAGCCGCTGGGCGTCGAGGACTCGCTGTTCTTCGGCATCCCGGACGAGGCCGCACCGCGGGTCGCCACCCTGGTCGAGGGCAACTGGGAGGCGCTGCTGGAGTCCATCCCGGCCAGCTGGCCGTTCTTCCTCGCCGTCCCGAACCGCGACATCTGGCCCACCGCCACGCTCGGCAACCGTCCCGACTACCTCCGCGCCCACGTACCGGCCGGCGGGACGATGAGCGCCCGGGCGGTGGCCCGGATGTACGCCGCCCTGATCGGCGAGGTGGACGGCGTCCGGCTGCTCCCGCCCGAGCGGGTCGCCCAGGTCTCGGCCCTGGCCACCGGCGAGCCGGACCGGATGTTCGTCTCGCCCATCGCCAAGGGCCTCGGGTACTTCCTCGCCCTGCCGGAGAGCGGCACCCGGCCGACGGCCTTCGGCCACAACGGCAGCGGCGGCAGTGTCGCCTTCGCCGACCCGGAGAGCGGACTGGCCTTCGCCTGCACCCACAACCTCCTGGTCGGCGGGTCCAACGACACCACCGCTCGGGCGGTCGCCGAGCAGATCCGGACGGCCCTCGGGATCTGA
- a CDS encoding ABC transporter ATP-binding protein, whose protein sequence is MASVTYDKATRVYPGATKPSVDALDLHIEDGEFLVLVGPSGCGKSTSLRMLAGLEDVNGGAIRIGDRDVTHLPPKDRDIAMVFQNYALYPHMTVAENMGFALKIAGVNKAEIRTKVEEAAKILDLTDYLDRKPKALSGGQRQRVAMGRAIVRQPQVFLMDEPLSNLDAKLRVSTRTQIASLQRRLGITTVYVTHDQTEAMTMGDRVAVLKDGLLQQVDTPRNMYDRPANLFVAGFIGSPAMNLVEVPLVDGGVKFGGSVINISREDLTGAGSDKTVTVGIRPEHFEIVPSGGIEGVAVTVNVVEELGADGFVYGTTKISGEDKDIVVRVHGRQVPQKGETIHVVPAGGEPHVFSSSTGERLSS, encoded by the coding sequence ATGGCCTCTGTCACGTACGACAAGGCGACCCGCGTGTACCCGGGTGCCACCAAGCCCTCCGTCGACGCGCTGGACCTGCACATCGAGGACGGCGAGTTCCTCGTGCTGGTCGGCCCGTCCGGCTGCGGCAAGTCCACCAGCCTCCGCATGCTGGCCGGCCTGGAGGACGTGAACGGCGGTGCCATCCGCATCGGCGACCGCGACGTCACCCACCTCCCGCCGAAGGACCGGGACATCGCCATGGTGTTCCAGAACTACGCGCTGTACCCGCACATGACCGTCGCGGAGAACATGGGCTTCGCGCTCAAGATCGCGGGCGTCAACAAGGCCGAGATCCGCACCAAGGTCGAGGAGGCCGCGAAGATCCTCGACCTCACCGACTACCTGGACCGCAAGCCGAAGGCGCTCTCCGGCGGTCAGCGCCAGCGTGTCGCGATGGGCCGGGCGATCGTCCGCCAGCCGCAGGTCTTCCTGATGGACGAGCCGCTGTCCAACCTGGACGCCAAGCTCCGCGTCTCCACCCGCACCCAGATCGCCTCGCTCCAGCGCCGCCTGGGCATCACCACGGTCTACGTCACCCACGACCAGACCGAGGCCATGACCATGGGCGACCGCGTCGCGGTGCTCAAGGACGGTCTGCTGCAGCAGGTCGACACCCCGCGCAACATGTACGACCGCCCGGCGAACCTCTTCGTGGCCGGCTTCATCGGCTCGCCCGCGATGAACCTGGTCGAGGTGCCGCTGGTCGACGGCGGCGTGAAGTTCGGCGGCTCGGTCATCAACATCTCCCGCGAGGACCTGACCGGCGCCGGCAGCGACAAGACCGTCACGGTCGGCATCCGCCCGGAGCACTTCGAGATCGTCCCGTCCGGCGGCATCGAGGGCGTCGCGGTCACCGTGAACGTGGTCGAGGAGCTCGGCGCCGACGGCTTCGTCTACGGCACCACCAAGATCAGCGGCGAGGACAAGGACATCGTCGTGCGCGTGCACGGCCGCCAGGTCCCGCAGAAGGGCGAGACCATCCACGTGGTCCCGGCCGGCGGCGAGCCGCACGTCTTCTCCTCCAGCACGGGCGAGCGCCTGAGCAGCTGA
- a CDS encoding nucleotidyltransferase family protein has product MTADSPRPGTASPAVTQAVILAGGQGSRLRPYTDDRPKPLVEIPGTGIPIVGHQLAWLASEGVTDAVISCGHLAEVLQDWLDKADLPLNVRTVVETEPLGRGGGLKFASRSLPRPDQPWYATNGDIWTRFSLREMAAFHHERDAVATLALARPRIPWGAVETDQFGNVLDFIEAPPSPFLINAGLYVFSPAFQELLPDVGDHERTTFPQLARSKKLAGYQLPQGCYWRAIDTAKDLTEAAKELAAVSGRASA; this is encoded by the coding sequence ATGACCGCTGACTCCCCTCGCCCCGGCACCGCTTCCCCCGCCGTGACCCAGGCCGTGATCCTGGCCGGCGGCCAGGGTTCGCGGCTCCGCCCGTACACCGACGACCGTCCGAAGCCGCTGGTGGAGATTCCCGGGACCGGGATCCCGATCGTGGGCCATCAGTTGGCGTGGCTGGCCTCGGAGGGTGTGACGGACGCGGTGATCTCCTGCGGGCACCTCGCCGAGGTCCTGCAGGACTGGCTGGACAAGGCCGACCTGCCGCTGAACGTCCGGACGGTGGTGGAGACCGAGCCGCTCGGGCGGGGCGGCGGGCTGAAGTTCGCCTCCCGTTCGCTGCCGCGGCCGGACCAGCCCTGGTACGCGACCAACGGCGACATCTGGACCCGGTTCAGCCTCCGCGAGATGGCCGCCTTCCACCACGAGCGGGACGCCGTCGCCACGCTGGCGCTGGCCCGGCCGCGGATCCCGTGGGGGGCCGTGGAGACCGACCAGTTCGGCAACGTGCTGGACTTCATCGAGGCCCCGCCCTCGCCGTTCCTCATCAACGCCGGGCTGTACGTCTTCAGCCCTGCCTTCCAGGAGCTGCTGCCGGACGTCGGTGACCACGAGCGGACCACCTTCCCGCAACTGGCGCGCAGCAAGAAGCTGGCGGGCTACCAGCTCCCCCAGGGCTGCTACTGGCGGGCGATCGACACCGCCAAGGACCTCACCGAGGCCGCCAAGGAGCTCGCCGCGGTCTCCGGTCGCGCCTCGGCATAG